A segment of the Pseudoliparis swirei isolate HS2019 ecotype Mariana Trench chromosome 4, NWPU_hadal_v1, whole genome shotgun sequence genome:
TCCATGTTGGTTTTGGCTCAGCCACCTTGGCCCTGGAGCAGGCTATAGAGAAGACCACAGCCAACATCAAGTGGGTGGCAGAGAACAAAGCCCATGTGCTAAAGTGGTTTAATGACGAGTCCCAATGAGAACGTTGGGATACGTAATGAATGACAATCACTATAACCATCTTCCTCTTGAAAACAGTTGCGTAAAGTCAATTCAAACTCACTTACATGCAAAGGGTAAGATATATGGTGAGCAATAGGTGATGTAGCTTTTACATCTGGTCTGTGATTGTCAGGGAGAAAACCTTTATCACATGATTGTTTTACTTACAATACATTTTTTCTTATTCTCATATGTATACAATGCACCCTATTCATGACTTGTAAATTCACATTTCCTGCAGCTTCTTGTAAAGTCATTAACAAAAAGTCCTTCTCAACATTGGATGTCTTTAAATAGAAAATTCATGGTAGGAGAGAAAGAGCCTGTTTTCATTTATATTAGGcttcttgttttttctttttacttgaTGATAACATCATAAATAATTGCACTACATGATGTACTAGTTGTCTGCCAAGTTTATGCAAAGACTCAAATGaccaataaatataaaaagctCAGAGCCCTGATGTCTGTGTCAATTTTTCTTGATACAAAAAGGATTCCCTGGTCTCTGATGGTCGCTCTTCACACTCTGTGTTTAATactgtaataaaaaagaaaggctCCAAACAAACCAATTTTCCCTCTCCATATTTCTGTGTGTATGACTCTACTCCTTTGGGAATCTGCCCTGTCAGTACTATACCAAATACTGGAAAATAAATCTTCCAGGAAATTCTCATTTCAACATGTTGTGACAGTTCAACGTTACAACTTAAATGGTTTATGACGTGTATACAGTTGAAAATAATGAATCTGAGTCTGTATCTACCACCATTTCACGCCAATGTGTAACTGGAGGTCTCAAAATCTACTTTGCTTTACAGGCAGAAGCTAAtaaatttgatttgtcagtAAAAAAACCCAGATCAAATTGTTACACAAATGTCCCTGCAGCTTGTGAGGTAACATTGGAACATGGTGCGTGCTAAAATCAGTGCAACAAGGAGGAATTTGCACAAAATCAAAAAATCCTTGTCAATGATGTAACACTTTGTCAGACCTCTCGGCGCAAGGTCGCAGTAAACACGTAGTTTATGTTGTGAATTCAGAAATTTGCTTAGATTTTTTGACAACTTCTGTGTTGGGTTTAATACAATAATCATGGTTTGGCTAAAATAACCGCGTAAACTAAGACACATTTAAACACGacacaaacatcacaaacaTAAGTTTGGGACACGAATACTGTTCTCCTgtttgaaagtcctgtgttcgTTTTGGGGGCTTTGTACTGCGTCATCACACCCCCTGAGCAGGTTTACATTGTAGATACGTGAAAGCCCTCAAAGGGCGCCTTTATAGTGGCGGGGCTTTACACATGATAACTGGTTGGTCTTCTATAGAGTGACCATGAAATGATGGCATTAAATCTTTAACTAAATATTCTACAGTACATTGTGGAATATTGTTGGACACATTCAAGAGATGCATCACACTGGAGTTTTCTTCAAGACAGACACATGAGGCAATGACTACATTCTGTTTGAGGATTGTGCCATCGCCTGACTCATGATTTGGAAGACAAATCTAAAGAGATATATTTTAGAAATTACTCTTACCATACTCCATTCGCATGTCTGTATCCACATTTTGAAGTAATGCATTAAAGGAGTTCAATAACAGTAAACTTAGCGAACACAagatttttttgcatttgtcaAAAAAAAATAGACCAGTGTACATGACGAATCAACTGTTTTCTGCTGTCGCCTCCAAGCAATGAATAATCCCATTGCATTTGAAAGTCTTTGCCTTTGACAACATGCCATATGGACATTAGTAGCTGATATGAAAGAAACATGAAAACGTGTTTAGATGAAAGAAATTCCAGAAGACATCCCTCCATTTTTTTCTGGTTGACGGTTAGTCTACTTTTCTTGGAATTCACAACCCCAATTTATTCTAGTCCATTTCCTGGCTGTTACAGCCATGCGTAGCCTTTAGCACCACCAAGAGTAACAATGCATGATCATCAAAATGATTTGCATATGTATTTCTTCTTATGTTTGGAGACCATAATCCAAACTCCATGATGTTTGGAAGACATTTCTGTCGCAGCTGTGTTGACGTAGGGGTTCTTGCACCAAACATTTCAATTTAACTGTTGGAATGTCTCCGTTCCTTAAAGCCACAACTGTGTGGGTGAACCAAAGCCAACTCTGAGTTCATGcacagaaagaaaagtgtgtgcAGTTTTATAAATCTTTCTTAAGCCCATTACGATATGGAACTCTGGCTTCTTCAACATTGGCAGATCTGTATACAATTGACATTTGAaaattgtacacacacacacacatacacacggttCTACAGTATTTCACACGATTTATGTATGAACAGAAATCAGCTTCTAAACAGGGGATTTATTCAGAGCCATTATGCTGGTGTAAAGTTCACAGGGCTCTCTCTTATCTCAAAGACTTTTTACAACTCAATGTTTTGGACattcagcttttttttcattcccaGGAAATCAACCATTAACTCTGGGCTGAATCTGATAAGGCATGGCACAAATAGCAGTCCCGTTCCTCCTTCTGTCTTCAATTTCTCCGGTCAAGACATGGGGAAAGGCCTTTTCCTCAGCAAAATAGTGGCAGCGGCCTGTGTGGTCGCAGCCATTGGTGCTGCGGCCACCATCATAGCCCTGTCTGTGGTTTATGCTCAGGAGAAGTCGAAGAATGAAATGACGCCGCAATCCACCGCCAGCCCGACCACCAGCCCCACCACGCCGTCCACCCCGAAGGAGCCCTGGCAGCGGTACAGACTCCCAAAATCTCTCGCTCCCATCGCCTACAATGTCACCCTGTGGCCCCGGCTGGAGCGCAATACAGATAAACTATTCGTCTTCACTGGACACTCCACGGTGGTGTTCAGATGTGTGACGGAGACCGACCTCCTCCTCATACACTCGAACAAGCTGAACCTCAGCTCCTTTGAGGGGTACCATGCCAAGCTCAGGGGCCTCAGTGGAGAGGCTGCTCCCGGCCTGAAAGCCACCTGGCTGGAGAGCCCCACCCAGTACCTGGTGGTTCAGCTCAGCAGTCCGCTGCAGGCCGGCAGCACGTACGAGCTCTTCACAGAGTTCGTTGGAGAGCTGACCGACGACCTCGGAGGATTCTACAGGAGTGAATACATAGAGGATGGGGTGACAAAGtaggatgttttttaaattttttaaatttgattatCTAATTATTTTTCCAGATTTTGGTTTAGTTCTGAGTATAAGTGCAATTTTAAACAATGTCTTAATATGTCATTTAAACACAAGCATTTGAAACCAGACATTCACATTAAGACATAGCATTTTGGGAACTTTGGAtctgttagcctagcttagcatataAACGAGAAACAGGGGAAGGATAGCCGAACATTCTACCGACACCTCTTGAGCTAACTAAAAATTAAATCACCTGTTTCCAGTCCTTGTGCTAAGTTAGCCGACTGCTAGCTGTAGCTTACAGTAATGTACAGACACAAGAGTGGCATCCTTTTACTCCTTTAACTTTTGGTAAGAAGGCAAATGTGTATATTAACCAATATAGCAAATGTTTCTTGAATGAGATAAGAATAAAGACTAATAAATTAGAGAAGCCTGTCTACactatttaattatttgtttcaACCCTTTAGATTGCGGGTTTTATCTTGTCAGGTAATTATATTCTCTTTTGTACTAAAACACAATCCCTTTCCCACGGGTTACATTACAGCAAACCGTTGGAAAGGGTTTTGTCTCACCaaggaggtttaaaaaaaaaaaaatgacttaGGGAaagtgggtaaaaaaaaaagtaacaacCACTTAATTCCAAAATAACGAGAACACATCCAACCGGGACTATAATGAATTGTGAGCGTATCTAAAGTATAGTAACATTTGATTTGGGCGTTAATTATTCGGTTTTCGTATCTGCTTTTGTCAGAGTTGTGGCCACAACTCAAATGCAGCCGACAGATGCCAGGAAAGCCTTCCCCTGCTTCGATGAGCCCGCGATGAAAGCCATCTTCCACATGACCCTCATTCATCCACACGGGACCGTGGCTCTGTCCAACTCCATGAACTACGGCAAGTTCTTCTCTCATGTGGGTTGTTTCCTATAACTCCAAGCTGCTAGTACCGATGCTCCAGGCTTCAATCGGAACAACAGCACACATCAAATATTCAGGTGTATTCTACTTTAATTGATACAATGCACTTATTATTCCTCATTGGTAATGGATCTGATGctgtctcttcccccccccccctcccctccacagaCCCTGTTAACATCACTATAAATGGACACAATCTGATCCAGACAACCTTCGAGCCCACGGAGATTATGTCAACCTACTTGCTGGCTTTCGTTGTGTCTGATTTCACATTCATTTCGACGCCACCGAATGCAGATATTTTGGTAATTATTTATCACCGTACACATGGAAACGGGTCTTTACTCCTATCATTATTATTACGACCATTTTGCACTCACTCtctctgacccttgacctttctGCAGAGTGGAACAAGGATTTTGTTAGGACGACCAATAAACTGTGACATTGATAATCAACTATGAGAGCCACACTCCCCCTCAATACCGCTTCTATTTACCTAATCATGTAGTTATACTTCTGATTTAACAGTTTGTGTTAGTTAACTGCATAATTGATTGAAGATAATATTTGTGTCAGTTAATATACGGTAAATGCAATGTTACGAACCACTGCTACTACTAGGACTGCAAGTACCATCACAAGCAGCAGATGTTGGATGTCAATCGCTGCCCTGTTGGACACAGTGTTTCtatgctgccctctgctggacgATAGGCTTAGCTCAGGCCTCTGGTCTACTATTTGTTTCCCCTTCTGTTTATGTAATAAATCACTGTTTTTGTGCAGATCAGGATCTGGGCTCGCAAGAAGGCTATAGAAGAGGGCCAGGGGGCCTATGCCCTGGAGAAGACTGGGCCCATACTGGCATTCTTTGAGAACTACTATAACTCTTCTTATCCCCTGACCAAGTCAGGtaggaaccacacacacaggccaacaCAAGGACAGTAAATAGGTGTACGCTACTGAATTCATACTGTTAACCAAAATTACTCTATGAACGTTTTTTAGACCAGATCGCCCTTCCTGACTTCAGTGCTGGAGCCATGGAGAACTGGGGCCTGATCACCTACAGAGAAACCGCCCTCTTATATAACCCTGCCGTGTCATCCAATGGAGACAAGGAGTGGGTGGCAACAGTCATCTCCCACGAGCTCGCTCATATGGTATCACACTCAAGGACATTGAATGGAGTTCTGCCCTCCACAAACCAAATCATATCTTTGATAGTCGTCATGTTTGGCTCTGTATTCCTAAACCTGCTGATAAAGTTGAGCTCTGTCTTCTCAGTGGTTTGGGAACTTGGTGACCACCCGGTGGTGGAATGACCTGTGGCTCAACGAGGGGTTTGCCACCTACGTCTCTTATCTTGGAGCCGACTTTGCTGAGCCAAAGTGGAATATGGTGAGTTTTGAATATACCACGTTAAGAATGTACCCGCTGAATATATTGACTGGACCTCTTTTTAAATTAGTCCAGTGTGCGCCTAGTCCTGACAAGGTGGATcaatataatccatttaatGTGTTCAAAATATCTGTAAAATGTCACAATAACTAATTCAAATATTTCCTTTGTGCATTTCCCAGAAAGATTTAATAGTTCTGAATCAGATCATTGGTGTGATGTCTGTGGATGCCTTGGCCTCGTCCCACCCCCTCTCTTCCAAAGAGGAGGACGTCCTGACACCAGAGCACATCAGCGAACTGTTTGACTCCATCACATACAGCAAGGTGTGGCTTAATTGGAATTTCAAAACCCCAAGAGACATGATGTCGACCTCCGCTAAAcaaaaaagaatgaataaaacGGTTCCCTTTCTGCCCCGAGTGACCCTCATCAAGGACTCTTTGGGAACTACAAATTTAAAATACTAATGAATCACTGATCTgtattgtaagtctctttggataaaagcatcaactTATTTTAATGTAATGCTGTAATTAAGCTGTAATTGTGTCACATCCGATATTTCACCCGCTAACACTGCTGATATCCTCCCGTGCTTCATTACAGGGTGCTGCGGTCCTCAGGATGCTCTCAGAGTTTATCACTGAAACCGTCTTTTCTAAAGGACTCCATGTGAGTACAGCTGATTCAAtttacttttgtattttgttaATGTTGTCAATAATGTCCCCGTTGTATTACACTGCATCTAACTTTGTTCACCACAAAAGCAAAACTCAAGCATAACAAACATTGTATTATTTGTCTGCAGACATACTTGGAGGAGTTCAAGTACAATAACACAGGCTACACAGACCTCTGGAAGCACCTGCAAATGGTAAAAAGGCGCCATCCCAAAACAGAAACTTTTAAGGAAAACGTCTTCAAAGCCTTAGAGTAGTATCTTTAAATTTATATTAAAGCAGTTGACATAGACATTTTTTGGCAAGCTGTTTACACAAAACTGATAACCATATGAAAGTTGTTCACGCTAACGTGGTAGAATACAGTCACCTACATTACCTCACGTTTCATTTAactaacgcttttatccaaagcgacatacattcatacaccatagaGACAGCTGCGGGGAggaatttggggttaagtgtcttgctcaaggacacatcggctGGGGCTAGCGgaggcagggattgaaccactcctctgattgaaagatggacctgctaaccactgacccacagtcgcctaCTTAAACATCCAGCGGCAGAGAAACATTAGCGTTCTTTTTGTGTTTCTGAAAAAACACTAAAAATGTAAATCCTGTATTCTTTTATATTCGCTCTGtatttggtctccaccaactcgtGACAGAAATATGTGTCTCTTTAGCTGCTTATTGTTCACCATGCTAGCAGCTAACTTATTTACGGTGTTGTTCGGCGCTGGGCAGGTGACAGTGGGTTCATAATTCACTCATTAGTGCAGCTGTAGAGTGATATTAAGTTCAGCCCACTTGGTGCAAAAACTTGTTCTCGTATACAGCAAGTAGCTTGAAGTGGCTAATGTTAGCAGACTTTAGGTAGCCTTGGTGTTACTGGGTAACTGATATTGACAGTCATTTTGGGGACCTTTCGACGCTCTTATACTCTACTATTGAGCATTTAATTGTAATTTCCTCTTTGGATCAACAATCACCGCTGcgcaacaaaaaaatatgtcCTCAGTTTAAACTTTTGTAGAATAGTTCTGCCTGCTATTCCTTGTTACTCATGACTAATGGTCAACAGCAGAATACTTTAGTGCAGAAAGCAACAAACGGTCACAATATtactaatatataaatattcctcTATTAAGGCAGTGGAGAAAGCCAACATAACGCTGCCCCACTCCATCGAGGTTATAATGAACCGGTGGATCCTTCAGATGGGGTTCCCGGTGGTCACCATCAACACCCAGACTGGAGAAATTAACCAGAAACACTTCTTGTTGGACTCAGAGTCTGTGGTGGACAGACCCTCCGAGTTCAAGTAGGAAACATTCTTCATGTTTCTTTTCAATATCCTGAATATACTGAGTGTGGTCGTTTTGGGCCCTGTCATAAGAAACTCACCggctctctctgtgtcctccgTCTCTACATATCGATGGCGGGATGAACGCGGCTGTAGCTATGAATGGTTTGTCCCAATCACCTGGATCAAGACCGGTGGAGACGAGCAGCAGTACTGGCTTCTTAAAAAAGAGGGTAGGCTTTATTCCGGGTGTTCGTACAGATCATTGCAAAGATGATGACCACGATAGAAAAAGATGCATTACTTTTGTTTTCGTCTCTATCCAAACAgctacaaacacaaacatgaccCTTGGTGCTAATGATTGGCTGGTGGCCAACATAGACACAAAGGGCTTCTACCGAGTTAACTACGACTCAGACAACTGGGAGCGTCTCCTCGCCAAGCTGAGCTCCCGACATCTGGTGCGTGGCGCCACGCTGCTTCCGCAGTGTTTCTAAATGATGAGTATACCCAAGTCTCACCCCTCAGCCTCCTCCAACCAATAAATGCCTTTATTTGCTTTTCAGGACATCCCAGTGATCAACCGAGCTCAACTCATCGATGATGCTTTCAACCTCGCCAGGTGAGGCCGTGTGTTGGTTTTATAAAGCGCTTACCGCCAAATGTtgtaagagagagagctgaCCAATCGTATGCACGTGCCATTTTCAGGGCTAAGATGGTGAATACAACTCTGGCTCTGAGGACGACCAAGTTCCTCGATAAAGAGGTTGAATACATGCCCTGGGAGACAGCCAGGCGCAACTTGAACTACTTCTACCTGATGTTTGACCGCAGCGAAGTGTACGGGCCCATGCAGGTTTGTGACCAACGGGAAACTTTTGCCCTTAATTAATTCTTATGCCGATCCCCAAAGAACAGCAGAGTGCCGATGTTTATGAAGGAATGCAGATTGGTTAATTGTAGGAAAATATAGTTGGAATTCGTATGCAATGGagatttacattacattacatgtca
Coding sequences within it:
- the LOC130192669 gene encoding aminopeptidase Ey-like, which produces MGKGLFLSKIVAAACVVAAIGAAATIIALSVVYAQEKSKNEMTPQSTASPTTSPTTPSTPKEPWQRYRLPKSLAPIAYNVTLWPRLERNTDKLFVFTGHSTVVFRCVTETDLLLIHSNKLNLSSFEGYHAKLRGLSGEAAPGLKATWLESPTQYLVVQLSSPLQAGSTYELFTEFVGELTDDLGGFYRSEYIEDGVTKVVATTQMQPTDARKAFPCFDEPAMKAIFHMTLIHPHGTVALSNSMNYDPVNITINGHNLIQTTFEPTEIMSTYLLAFVVSDFTFISTPPNADILIRIWARKKAIEEGQGAYALEKTGPILAFFENYYNSSYPLTKSDQIALPDFSAGAMENWGLITYRETALLYNPAVSSNGDKEWVATVISHELAHMWFGNLVTTRWWNDLWLNEGFATYVSYLGADFAEPKWNMKDLIVLNQIIGVMSVDALASSHPLSSKEEDVLTPEHISELFDSITYSKGAAVLRMLSEFITETVFSKGLHTYLEEFKYNNTGYTDLWKHLQMAVEKANITLPHSIEVIMNRWILQMGFPVVTINTQTGEINQKHFLLDSESVVDRPSEFNYEWFVPITWIKTGGDEQQYWLLKKEATNTNMTLGANDWLVANIDTKGFYRVNYDSDNWERLLAKLSSRHLDIPVINRAQLIDDAFNLARAKMVNTTLALRTTKFLDKEVEYMPWETARRNLNYFYLMFDRSEVYGPMQAYWNKQVTPLFNHFQNITGNWTNIPEKHTDQYNQVNAISMACSTGVKGCEELTTGWFKEWQDNPHINKISPNLRYTVYCSAIAAGGVKEWNFAWSMFKNATIATEADKLMSALSCTKEPWLLNRYLDYCLIPGNIRKQDATSAIISIARNPIGQPLAWAFVRAKWDYIFNNYGGRSFSFGGLISGLTQRFSSEFEYKQLLQFKEDNAGQLGSATTSLEQALERTKANKNWMAVNKQQVFDWFKSEAPTN